The DNA region TCTCCACTCGGAGCCCGACGGCACGCCGCGACAGGTTCCCGCACACCGGAACGTCGCGTCCACCGACTGTCCTCCGCCTTTCCGCCACACCATGACATGTCACACCTCTCAAGGAGCCACAATGCAGACGAACACCGACTCGCGCACCCGCCCCTGGCACGGGGTCATGGTCGCCACCCCGATCACCCTGCGCGATGACTGCACCATCGACTACGACGCCTACGCCACCCATGTGCGGCAGCTCATCGAGGCGGGCTGCGACGGAGTGGTGCCCAACGGCTCACTGGGGGAGTACCAGACCCTGACCGACAGCGAACGCGACGAGGTCGTCCGGGTCGCCGTCGAAGCCGCGGGTGACGGCAGCCGCGTCATGCCGGGCGTCGCCGCGTACGGCAGCGCGGAGTCAAGGCGCTGGGCGGAACGGGCCGCCGAGGCGGGAGCCGGTTCCGTACTCCTCCTGCCGCCCAACGGCTACCGCTGCGACGAGGCGGCGGTGCGCGCCCACTACGCCGATGTGGCCGAGGTCGGGGTGCCGGTCGTCGCGTACAACAACCCGTACGACACCAAGGTGGATCTGACTCCGGACCTGCTTGCCCGCCTCCACCAGGACGGCAGCATCGTGGCCGTCAAGGAGTTCACCGGCGATGTCCGCAGGGCGTACGAGATCGCCGAACGAGCGCCCGGCCTCGACCTGCTCGTGGGCGCCGACGACGTACTGCTGGAGCTGGCACTCGCCGGTGCCGTCGGGTGGATCGCGGGTTGCCCGAACATGCTGCCGTCCTGCTGCGTCGATCTGTACCGGGCCGCTGTCACCGGTGACATGGCAACTGCCCTGCCGCTGTACCGGGAGCTGCACGAGCTGCTGAGGTGGGACTCGAAGCCGGAGTTCGTCCAGGCCATCAAGGCATCCATGGACGTCGCCGGACGCCACGGCGGCCGCACCCGGCCGCCGCGGTTCCCCCTCCCCGCCGACGACGCGGCCGCCGTACGTGCCGCGACGGAGAAGGCACTCGCCGGGGGCCTGCACTGAGACCGGCGCCCGGTCCGTACGTCCGGGCGGAGCCGCGCCAGGCCCTGCCCGGGCCGGCCTGTTCCGTCCCGTTCCCGCGTTCTTCGTGTACGCCGTGACCCATCAGGGGGAGCCTTGCAGACACGTCACATTTTCCATGCCGTCGACTCACACACCGAGGGCATGCCCACCCGCGTCATCACCGGAGGCGTCGGCACCATCCCCGGTGCGACGATGGCCGAACGGCGCAGCTACTTCCAGGAGCACCGGGACGCCGTACGCACCCTGCTCATGTACGAACCGCGCGGCCACGCCTCCATGAGCGGCGCGATCCTCCAGCCGCCCACCCGGCCGGACGCGGACTACGGCGTCCTGTTCATAGAGGTCTCCGGCTATCTGCCGATGTGCGGGCACGGCACCATCGGGGTGGCGACCGTTCTGGTGGAGACCGGCATGGTGGAGGTCACCGAACCCGTCACCACCGTGCGGCTGGACACCCCGGCCGGGCTCGTCAGCGTCGACGTACAGGTGACGGACGGCGCCGCCACCGCCGTGACCCTCACCAACGTTCCGGCGTTCAGTGTCGCGCTCGACCGGGCGGTGGACGTACCCGGCTACGGGAAGTTGCGCTACGACCTCGCCTACGGCGGGAACTTCTACGCGATGGTTCACCTGTCCGACCTCGGACTGCCCTTCGACCGGGCGCGCAAGGACGACATCCTGGCCGCCGGGCTCGCCCTGATGGACGCGGTCAACGCCACCGACCGGCCCGTCCACCCGGAGGACCCCGACATCCACGGCCTCAAGCATGTGCAGTGCATCGCACCCGGGTCCGACGCCCGCCACTCCCGGCACGCGATGGCCATCCACCCCGGCTGGTTCGACCGCTCGCCCTGCGGGACCGGCACCTCAGCCCGTATGGCGCAGCTGCACGCACGCGGTGAACTCCCCCTGGACACCGACTTCGTGAACGAGTCCTTCATCGGCACCTCGTTCACCGGACGTCTCGTCCAGGAGACCACCGTGGGCGGACTGCCGGCCGTGGTCCCCACCGTCACCGGCCGCGCCTGGATCACCGGTACCGCACAATTCTTCCTGAACCCGTCCGACCCCTTCCCCGAAGGATTCCTGCTGTGAATCTGCCCCTGCTCGGCGCCGACGACATCGAGGCCCTGGGACCGACCGGAGCCGTGGACGCACTGGAGGCGGCGCTGCGCGGGGGTCTGGATCCGGAGACGGCCCCCGCCCGGCACCATGTCACGGTGCCCGGCGGGGAGCTGTTGATCATGCCCGCCACCACCCAGCAGGTGACCGGCGTGAAGATCGCCGGGGTGGCCCCGGCCAACCCGGCGCGCGACCTGCCCCGGATCACCGGAAGTTATCTGCTGCTCGACGCCCCCACTCTGCTGCCGCTCGCCCTGCTGGACGGGGCCGCGCTCACCACCCTGCGCACCCCGGCCGTGTCCGCGCTCGCGATCCGCCACCTCACTGGGCCCGTCGTGCGCCACCTCGTGCTCTTCGGAACGGGCCCCCAGGCGTACGGGCACCTGGCCGCGGTGCTCGCGGAACGCCACGTCGAACGGATCACCGTGGTCGGCCGCAATCCGCACCGGGCAGACGCGCTGGCAGCGCATGCCAGTCGACTCGGGGTGGACGCCCGTACGGCGGAGGTGCCCGGCGCCAAGGAGGTCGCCACGGCCGACCTGGTGCTCTGCTGCACGACCTCCGCCACTCCGCTGTTCGACGGCGCCCTCGTACCGGACGGGGCGACGGTCGTCGCGGTCGGCTCGCACACCCCCGATGCCCGGGAGGTCGACACCGCGCTGGTGGCACGCTCCGCCGTCTTCGTCGAATCGCGGTCGGCGGCGCTGTCGGAGGCGGGCGATCTGCTGATCCCGATGGCGGAGGGAGCCTTCCGGGCCGAGGACATCCACGGCAACCTCGCCGAGCTGGTGACCGGTTGCGCCCCCGGCGGCGAGCCGGCCCGCTTCGAGGGCCCCCGGTTCTTCAAGAGCGTCGGAATGGGCTGGGAGGACCTCGCCGTCGCTGCCGCGGTACACCGGAATTCGGCGCTCTGAGCGAGTTGTCCACAGCTCCGGAGCGACGGGCCCTGACGGAAACGTGACATTGTATTCTGAGGCCCCGCACGGTGCTGGAGGAACAGATATGGCCCGCCTGACGACACTCAACGCCATCTCCGCGCAGGAGCACTTGCGTGACCAGGTGGCCAACGCCCTCAGGGCGGCCCTGATCGCAGGGGAGCTCCGTCCGGGCCTGATCTACTCCGCTCCCGCGCTCGCCGCCGACTTCGGGGTGTCCGCCACCCCGGTCCGTGAGGCCATGCTCGACCTGGCGCGTGAGGGCCTGGTCGAAGCGGTGCGCAACAAAGGCTTCCGGATAACGGAGTTGACCGAACAGGACCTCGACGACTTCACGGAGCTGCGGGTCATGATCGAGGTTCCCACCATCGGCCGCATCGCCCGGATGGGCAGGACCAAGGAGCTGGAGGCGCTGCGGCCACTCGCCCAGGCGATTGTCGCAGCCGCCGCCGAGCACGACATCCTCGGTTATCTGGAGGCCGACCGCCGTTTCCATCTCGAACTGCTCGGCCTGGCGGGAAACCGCCGCTTGGTGGAGGAGGTCGGCAATCTGCGCAAGCGGTCGCGCCTCTTCGGGCTGAACCGACTCGACGAAACCGGGCTGTTGGTCCAGTCGGCGGAGGAGCACGCCCAGCTGCTCGACCTCCTGATCGCGGGGAACGCGGAGCGCGCGGAGCGGTGCATGCTGGGTCATATGTCACATGTCAGGAACCTCTGGGCCGAGGACGAACCCAATGACACGGGCGCGGGAGGCAAGCGGATCAGAAGCGTGAGGATGCCCGCCGCAGAGGCCTGATCCGCCGCTCGCGCTCGCCGCTCTTCCATGGACGCCCTCGACCGCCAGCTGCCCATCCCCTCAACGGCCGCCCACCGGGCGGCCGTTGAAGCGGCTCTCAGGCCCGGCTCTCAGACCCGGGTCTCCAGCAGCGAGCCCATCCACTCCTCGATTCCGTCGGCGGTGCGCGGCAGCGCGGACGACATGAGGCGGGCGCCGTCGGCCGTGATCACGAGGTCGTCCTCGATCCGCACCCCGATCCCGCGTAGTGACCGAGGCAGCGTCTCGTCGTCGGGCTGGAGGTAGAGCCCGGGTTCCACCGTCAGCACCTGACCGGGCTCCAGGCGCCCGTCCAGATAGGTGTCGGCACGCGCCTGCGCGCAGTCGTGCACGTCCATGCCGAGCATGTGGCCGCTGCTGCAGAGCGTGTACCGGCGGTAGAAGCCGTTGTCCGCGTCGAGCGCCTCGTCCGCGGACATCGGCAGCACACCCCACTCGTGCAGCCCTTCGGCGATGACCCGCATGGCAGCCAGATGGAAGTCACGGAATCGTGCCCCCGGACGCAGCGCCGCGATGCCCGCGTTCTGTGCGGCCAGCACCAGCTCGTAGACCGTGCGCTGCACGGGGGAGAAGCGGCCGGACAACGGCAGGGTGCGGGTGATGTCGGCCGTGTAGAGCGAGTCGGTCTCCACCCCGGCGTCCAGGAGCAGCAACTGATCGCGTTCCAGCGGGCCGTCATTGCGGATCCAGTGCAGTACGCAGGCGTGCGCCCCGGCTGCGGCGATCGTGGAGTAGCCCGGACCGTTCCCCTCCGACCGGGCCCGGAGATCGAAGACGCCCTCGATCCAGCGCTCGCCGCGCGGGTGGAGCAGCGCCTGCGGCAGGCTGCGCACCACATCCTCGAACCCGAGCGCCGTGGCATCGACGGCCTGCTGCAACTGCCCGGTCTCCCAGGGGTCCTTCACGAGCCGGAGCTCGCTGAGCACCGCTTCGAGCCCGGCCGGTGCCGAGCGCCCGGGCGGGAACCCGCGGCAGGAACCCAGGAGTTCGTCGACGGACGGGTCCACGCCGGCCAGTACCCGGACCGGCGGCTGCGGTCCGGTGAGCAGCTTTTCCCAGGCGTCCAGATGCGCGCAGCGGACGCCGGTCAGCCGGGCGGCCTCCGCCAGGTCGGGCCTGCGCCCGACCCAGAACTCCCCGTATCTGCGGTCGCGGTAGAACTCCTGGCGGGTGCGCGGTGACCGGGGCCGCAGGTACAGCACCGCTTCGTGCCGCTCGTCGCCGTCCGGTTCGAGTACGAGGACGTGGCCGGCCTGGTCCTCGCCGGTGAGGCCGGTGAGCCAGGCGTAGCCGGTGTGCGGCCGGAAGCGGTGGTCGGTGTCGTTGGAGCGGACCGCGAGCGCGCCCGCCGGAATGATCAGGCGCTCGCCGGGGAAACGGGCGGCCAGCCGGGCCCGGCGGGCCGGGGTGACGTCGTAGGAGGGGACGCGGGCGTCCGCCGGCAGGGGGGTGTCCGCCCACGCCGTACTCATGAAGGCGTCCAGTGCCGGCGACACCGGCAGGTCGTGGCTGCTGGTGCGGGGCGCGGAGAAGGAACGGGGCACGGGCATTGCTCCTCGGGGGCTCTGTGGGACCGGGGTCGGGGCCGGAATTCCGGCTCTCCGGGGACACGGTGGTGCGGTGGTCGGGAAACCGGTGGTGGCGGCCGGTGCGTTCGGGGCCGCGTGTCATATCCCGTGCTGCGACGAGAAGTTGTCGCGCAGATGAATGTGCGTGAGAGGGGTTCCAAAGAACATGTGACATGTGCCATTGTACAGCGCGCAAGGGGAAAGGAGCCGTGCTCATGTCACGACGTGAGTGCACTTCAGATCCGGTCCGGCACCGACCTCTTGCATTCCCCCACAACCGCGCCCTGTTGCGCGGTCACCACTCCGCTGGAGGCGGCACGTGAAGAACCTGAGGGTTCGGCAAAAGATAACCGGATTGTCCACTGCGGTCCTGGCAGCATGCCTGGGCGTGGGCCTGTTCACGGCACCGAGTCAGGCCGTCGAGCAACGCCCCGCCGTATCGACCGTGACCCCCCACTTCTCGGACGCCGCCCAGAAGCGGGCGGAAACCCGGACCGAGGACCCCGGCGGCCCCACCGCCGAGTCGCTGACGGCACCCGCCGACGATGCCGCTCACGTCGAACGAAAGTCGCTCAAGGCCGCCGACCTGCCGCCGCTGTCCGCGTCCAAGGACGCGCTCAAGCGGGACTACGACGACCCGTCCACCGCGCTTCCGAGCCACCAGGCACCTTCGATGAAGGCCGAGAAGCGCCGCGCCAAGAAGCTCGGTACGGCCGCTGCCGAGTGCAACGTCACCGATTTCACCAACAACACCGGAAGCGCCCTGGTCGAGAAGGTCAAGGCGGCGACCACCGACTGTGTCAACACACTGTTCCGTATCCAGGGCCAGGACGGCTACAACGCCTTCCGTGAGGACCAGATGGTCACCATCGCCGATGCGATGCGCGACGCGTCGGCCTCCTATCCGGGCGACGGCAGCACCGGCATGCCCCAGCTGGTCCTCTTCCTCCGGGCCGGCTACTACGTGCAGTACTACGACCCCGACACCGTCGGGGAGTACGGGCCGCGCCTGCGCACCGCCATCCAGGGCGCGCTCGACGGCTTCTTCGGCTCCTCGCACGCCTTCGACGTCACCGACGCCAACGGCGAGAGCCTGTCCGAGGCGATCATCCTGATCGACAGCGCCGTGGAGAACGCCCGCTACCTGAACATCGTCAAGAAGATGCTGGCCGACTACGACGAGTCGTACAACGACTCGTGGTACATGGTCAACGCCGTGAACAGCGTGTACACGGTCATGTTCCGCGGTCACCAGGTGCCGGAGTTCATCAGCGCCATCGAGGCCGATTCCAGTGTGCTGACCTCGCTGCGCGACTTCGCCGCGAACCACCTCGACCTGCTGGGCACCAAGAATTCGTTCCTGGCCGCCAACGCGGGACTCGAGCTCGGCCGCTTCCTCAAGGAGGACTCGCTGCGCGACAAGGCGAGCCCGCTGGCGATCGACCTGATGGGCAAGAGCTCCATCGACGGCCCCACCGCCCCGCTCTGGGTCAACCTGGCCAAGATGGTCGACTCCTACGACAAGGACAACTGCGCGAAGTACGACGCCTGCAACCTCGCGGAGCGTCTCGAGAAGGCCGTCCTGCCGGTGAAGCACACCTGTAGCGACAGCATCACCATCCGGGCGCAGGACATGGTCGCGGAGGAGCTCGAGGCCAGCTGCACCAGCCTGCGCAACCAGGACGCCTACTTCCACGAGGTGGCCCGGGACAACGGTGCGGTCGCCGACGACAACAACAAGACCATCGAGGTCGTGGCCTTCGACTCCAGCGCCGACTACCAGACCTACGCCGGAGTGATCTTCGGCATCGACACCAACAACGGCGGCATGTACCTGGAGGGCGACCCCAAGGTCGAGGGCAACCAGCCCCGGTTCATCGCCTACGAGGCCGAGTGGGCCCGTCCCGACTTCCAGATCTGGAACCTCAACCACGAGTACACGCACTACCTCGACGGCCGCTACAACATGTACGGCGACTTCGCCGCCGGCATGACCACGCCGACTGTCTGGTGGGTCGAGGGCTTCGCGGAGTTCGTCTCCTACTCGTACCGCAAGCTCGACTACGACGCCGCCATTGCCCAGGCCGCGAACCGCACCTACCCCCTGAGCACCCTGTTCGACACCACCTACGAGAACGCCGACCAGACCCGCGTGTACAACTGGGGCTACCTGGCCGTCCGTTACATGCTCGAATCCCACCGCGCCGACGTCGACACCCTGCTCGGCCTCTACCGCAAGGGCGACTGGGACGGCGCCCGCACCCTGCTCACCTCGACCATCGGCAACCGTTACGACGCCGACTGGAACACCTGGCTGGAGGCCTGTGCGGCCGGTGCCTGCGGCAGCGGGTCCACCAACCCGCCCGGTGAGATCACCGAGTGCAAGGATGCCGACACCCGGATGCTGGGCAAGAACTGCATGCGCAGCGAGCTGAAGGCCGTCAAGGGCGACTACGCCTACCTGGCCGTCGTCATCCCGGCCGGCACCACCCAGCTGAAGATCACCTCGTCCGGCGGCACGGGTGACGCCGACCTCTACTACAGCGACAAGGAATGGGCGACCACCGAGGTCAACACCGACAAGTCCGTCGGGGCGGGCAATGAGCACACCCTGACCATCAACAACCCGACGCCCGGCTACCACTTCATCAGCCTCTACGGCAACGAGAAGTTCGACGGCGCCAAGGTCACCACCGAGTTCTGATCCCCACGACCCCCATGGCATCGGCCGGCCGAGTGATGATCCCGCTCGGCCGGCCGGTGCCGCCCCCCGGGCCGCGTCCGCCGGACACGGCCCGGGGCTCACGACAGCCGCAGCCCGCCGGGCGCCGTTCCGTTCGTCAGCACCTCCACGAGCAGGTCGAACAGGGTCGGTCCCCGCCCCACCAGCGCCTCGTCCAGCCGCTGCTGGACCGCCGCGCGGTTTGTGGGATGCACCCGGCTCAGGCTCTGCCGCAGCCAGCGCGCCGTCTCCTCATGGCCCAGGGCCTGCGCGGAGGAGGTGTGGTCCCGCCACTCGAAGACGAAGTCGCCGTCGTCGGGCGTGCCCATGCCGCCGCCGAGACAGTCCGCGAGAGCGTCGAGGTTGCGGCCGAAGTACCCGCCGGGGCCGTTCACGGCCTCGCCGATCACTTCCCAGAACTGCTCCAGGCCGGTGACCCGGGAGCCTTCGACTACATAGGTCACGGTCATGGGGGGAGCGTACAAGTCCGTCCGCCTCCTCCGGTCCGTGATCCGCGCCGCAGGTGGGGGGCTACGGCGCGGATCGGTCCGGAGAGGCCGGGCTTCAGCAGCCCTGGTCGATCAGGTCGAAGGTGGCGTAGTGGTCGCTGGTGTAGTAGTCCTCCTGCGCCTCCTCGCCGGTGACGATCCGACGCGCACCGCGGGTCGGGGAGCCAGGAGTGATGACCGTGTACTCGTGGTAGTAGCCGGTGTTCTGGTCGGGCAGGACGCCTTCACGGTTCTGGAAGACGGTGCCGTCCTGCGAGTACGGGAACGGGCCGCCCGCGTCGATCAGGTCGAGGGTGTCGTGCGCCTGGGAGGGCAGCGCCGAGTAGCAGATGCTGCCGACCGAGTCGGTGGACGGGGTGGAGGCGGTGGCCGTGGTGGCCGGGCCGCCGACGAGGAGGACGGACAGGAGGGCGGCTGCGCCACCGAGCGTGGTGATCCGTGGGGGGATTCGCATAGTCCCCATGATGACGCGCGTAGATACGGTCCCGTCAACGCCAACCGATGTGAATTTTTTGGAAGTTAACCCGGGGGAGGAAATGTGACGGGCCGATGTCCGGGGGCTCACGGGCCGGCGCCGGTCCTCTGTTCACTTATTGATGAGTCGACAAGCGTGGCGGCCCGTCAGCGGGGCATGCATCCCGTGAACGTGTTCCGCGAAGGAGTTCGACGAGCAGCAGATTCCGCAGGACAACGGGACCACGAGCAGGGGGCGATGCACTGTGCGGGCGGTGGAGACGATGGAGCGTCAGGGAGATGCCGATTCCATGAACGGCGAGGCCTCGCACGAGCCGGGGGCGCAGGACCGGCAGCCGGTCCGGCTGCATCGCAGACTGGCCCACACCGATCTGGCGGCCGTGAGTGAAGTCAGATGTGCGTTACGGGAGTTCCTGCGCTACCGGTGGAAGGAGGAGCCGGCCCAGGTGGCGGAGCTCCTGCTCAGCGAACTGGTGACCAACGCGCTGATCCACACCCGGCACGGCGCGGCCGTCACGGTGAGTGTGGCGCGCGCCAAGTTGCGGGTGGAAGTACGGGACTTCGTGTCCGGACTGCCCCTGTCGTACGTACCGAACGCCGACGACGGTACGCATGGCCGGGGACTGTTCCTGGTGCAGAGTCTCGCGGACGCCTGGGGAGTCGCCGCCCATGCGCTGGGCAAGGTCGTCTGGTTCGAACTGGACGGCGGAAGGCCCTGACCGAAGGCCGCCGAACCCATGACCGGACAGCGAAAGGCCCTGACGGACCGGAAGGGACCGGGCCGTCAGGGCCGCCGGCTTCAGCCGAACTGCTGCTCCAGATCCTTCAGTTTCTGCTCCAGTGAATCGAGCCGGGGCAGTGCCTGGGTGTCGTCCTCGGCGGTGAGGTCGACGGTGATCGGGTCATCCGGGCTCCGGTCCGAGATGCCGGCGCTCGGACCCGTCACGGCTTGCAGGGATGGCCGGGGGCGCAGAGGCAGTTGTCCCTGCTCGGATATGGCGGGCTCCACGACGGACTGTGCGGAGCCCGTCGTGGCGGCGATGGACTGGACGTCCACCTGGGTGCCGCCGCGGCCGACCCGGTGCCAGGCCCGGTTCTGCCGGTTCAGCGCCTTGATGTGGGCCCGGTCCAGCTTCTCCTGGTCCTTCCGGCGGAGACGGTTCTGCTCCTTCTCCCGCCTGTCCTCACGTACCTCGTCGACCGCCTCGTCCAGGGTGCGTACGCCTTCCAGCAGCATCAGCGACCAGGCGCCGAAGGTCTCCCGGGGGGCGCGCAGCCACCGTACGATCCGGATCTGCGGCAGCGGACGGGGCACCAGGCCCTGCTCGCGCAGCGCGGCCCGGCGGGTCTGCTTCAGCGCCCGGTCGAAGAGCACGGCCGCCGAGAGCGACATCCCCGCGAAGAAGTGCGGGGCGCCCGCGTGGTCGATCCCGCGCGGTGCGTGCACCCAGTTGAACCAGGCGGCGGCGCCGGCGAACGTCCACACGAGCAGGCGCGAGCCGAGCGCCGCGTCGCCGTGGCTGGCCTCGCGCACCGCGAGTACGGAACAGAACATGGCGGCCCCGTCGAGGCCGAAGGGGACGAGGTACTCCCAGCCCCCGGAGAGGCCGAGGTTCTGCTTGCCGAAGCCGACGAGCCCATGGAAGGAGAGTGCGGCGGCGACCGCCGCACAGCAGAACAGCAGGACGTACGAGGCGGTGGCGTACAGGGCTTCCTTGCGTCTACGACGCTCCTCGCTGCGTTCCCAGCTGTCGTCGGCCGCGGATGTGTCAGCGGCGCGCTTGCCGCGTGCGACCACCGCCACCGCCGCCAGGACTCCCACGAGCAGCACGGCGCCCGGAAGCAGCCAATTCAGCGATATGTCGGTCAGTCTCATGCGCGGTCCCTTGCATTGCGTAGGGCATTTCGGGCGCCATGATTGCCGAAACCCCATCATGCACACGGGGGTTTCGGGGCAAGAGAACGCCATCGGGTCGGCACGGCGTACGGATGACGGGGATCCGGTCGAATGACCGTACGCGGCCGACGAGTTGCGTTCGAATTGTACTACTCGCGCGGGTGGGTGTTGATCAGTGAGCGGGCGTCAGCTTCCGTACCCGGTCGGCATCACAGGTGCGCGGACAGGTGACGCAGGTGTCCTCGGGGCGCAGCGTGTAGAAGAGGCAGCAGCTCGCCCGGTCGCGGGTGGGCAGCGACTCGCCGTTCGGCCCGGTCAGTGCACGGAAGCCCGCGGAACCTACGTACGGCTTCGTGGTGCCCGGCAGCAACGCCTCCAGCTCGGCCATCGCCCGTCGCTCCTCACCGAGCAGATGGGCGATGTACCAGAGGCCCTCGACGATCTCGTCCGTCGCCATGCCCCACAGCGCGCGCCTGCCGCGCCGCATCCGCGGTCCGAAGCCGTCGAGCACCGGGCCGATGTGGTCGGCGACCGCCGCGAGCACCTCGGCCCGCAGCGCCGCCTCGTCGGGTACCACACGGGCGCCCGGCAGCGCGGCGGCCGGATCGTCCGGCAGGCAGGCGAACTCCTCCACCCGGAGAGTCAGATGACCCAGCGCCCGATGGAACGCCACATCCCCGACCGGAATCCGGGGCACCCGCCGGTGGAGGAACCAGGGCACCGTCACCAGCAGGCAGGCGGGCCAGGCGTAACGGTGCAGCCCGAAACTGGCGACCACATCGGGGCGGGGCTGCTGTCCGTAGTCCCGCAACACCTGGGCGTGGTCCCAGGCGAGGAAGGCGTCGAGTGCCGGGCCCCCCGCCGCGAGCTCGCCGGCACCCACCCAGCCGGCACCGCGAGGGGCGGTCTCGCCGTCCGTCAGCACCTGCGCGCGCAGCCCGGGAAAGACCTCGGCGAGGCGCGCGTAGGCATCCGTCACGGCGGACGCCGTGGTGCCGGGGAGCAGAGCGGGGAGTGTCATGCAGGGACCACCGAATCGCGACCGTTTGCAGGTTAGCCTTACCTTACCCGACCGGATCGATGTTTGAACTGTGGCGTCCTGCGCCTATCGTGCACAAGGGGCATGGTGCGCGCGAGCCGCGCCCACGGCAGGCCGAGGAGGTCCGAGTGGAGCAGGGCAGAGCGCGTGAGGCGTACGGGACCGCCGCGCCCGCGACCGCCCAGGCGGTCGTCCGGGTGCCGGAACAGGCACGTGGCGAACACACCCACAGCGAGCCGCCCGCCCCGCGGGCGGCGGTGCAGCGGCACTCCGTACGCGGCCAGATCCTGGAGGCGCTGCGCGCCGCCCTCGTCGACGGATGGCTGGTCCCGGGACAGGTCTATTCGGCCCCGGCCCTCGGCGCCCGCTTCGGGGTCTCCGCCACGCCGGTGCGCGAGGCGATGCAGCAGCTGGCCATCGAGGGCGCCGTCGAGGTCGTACCGAACCGGGGGTTCCGGGTCTCCGAGCGCGGCCCGCGCGAGCTCGCCGAGCTGGCCGAGGTGCGGGCCCTGATCGAGGTCCCCGTGATGCTGCGGCTGGCCCGTACCGTCCCGCCCGGCACCTGGTGCGCCCTGCGCCCGCTGGCCGACGCCACGGTGGCCGCCGCGGCCGTGGGCGACCGGGCGAGCTACGCCGAGTCCGACCGGGCCTTCCACGGCGCGGTCCTCGCGCTCTGCGGCAACGAGCAGTTGGTGATGGTCGCCGACGACCTGCACCGCCGCTCCCAGTGGCCGCTGGAGAGCAACCCCGCCACCCGTCGCGCCGACCTCCTCGCCGACGCGGCCGAGCACACCGCTCTGCTCGACGCGCTGATCGCCCAGGACCTGCCCGTCGTGCAGTCGCTCGTACGGGAACACTTCACCGGCGCCGAGGGGTGACCGATCGAGGGCCGGACGTCCGCTGACCGGCCCCCCGGTCTCAGTTCGCCCGGACCGTCTCCGCGGGAGGCGGGTCCAGATGCGGTGCCAGCCACGTCGGTACGCCCCCGAGCAGCCGGAACAGCCGGCCCGCCTCGGCGCGCAGCCGGGTCGCCAGCTCGGGCTCCGGCTCGGAGTCCGCGAGGGCGATGAGGGCCGGAGCCGTACCGATCAGGTAGCCCAGCTCCTCCCTTATCCGCAGGCACTCCGCGAAGCCGTGCCGGGCCTCCGCCAGTTCGCCCTCGCGCAGGGCCAGCAGGGCGAGATGGCGCCAGGTCGAGGAGAGCAGCAGCGCGTCGCCCTGGGCGGTGGCTCCGGCGTGGGCCCTGCGGTACGCGGCGCGCGCGGCCTGCGGCGAGTCGGCGATGTTCTGCGCGATCAGGCCCCGCCGGAAGTCCAGCAGCGGGCGGCCCGGCGCGGACGGGGCGAGCAGCGCGGCGGCCCGGCTCAGGGCGACACTG from Streptomyces sp. NBC_01591 includes:
- a CDS encoding dihydrodipicolinate synthase family protein, with translation MQTNTDSRTRPWHGVMVATPITLRDDCTIDYDAYATHVRQLIEAGCDGVVPNGSLGEYQTLTDSERDEVVRVAVEAAGDGSRVMPGVAAYGSAESRRWAERAAEAGAGSVLLLPPNGYRCDEAAVRAHYADVAEVGVPVVAYNNPYDTKVDLTPDLLARLHQDGSIVAVKEFTGDVRRAYEIAERAPGLDLLVGADDVLLELALAGAVGWIAGCPNMLPSCCVDLYRAAVTGDMATALPLYRELHELLRWDSKPEFVQAIKASMDVAGRHGGRTRPPRFPLPADDAAAVRAATEKALAGGLH
- a CDS encoding proline racemase family protein; translation: MQTRHIFHAVDSHTEGMPTRVITGGVGTIPGATMAERRSYFQEHRDAVRTLLMYEPRGHASMSGAILQPPTRPDADYGVLFIEVSGYLPMCGHGTIGVATVLVETGMVEVTEPVTTVRLDTPAGLVSVDVQVTDGAATAVTLTNVPAFSVALDRAVDVPGYGKLRYDLAYGGNFYAMVHLSDLGLPFDRARKDDILAAGLALMDAVNATDRPVHPEDPDIHGLKHVQCIAPGSDARHSRHAMAIHPGWFDRSPCGTGTSARMAQLHARGELPLDTDFVNESFIGTSFTGRLVQETTVGGLPAVVPTVTGRAWITGTAQFFLNPSDPFPEGFLL
- a CDS encoding ornithine cyclodeaminase family protein gives rise to the protein MNLPLLGADDIEALGPTGAVDALEAALRGGLDPETAPARHHVTVPGGELLIMPATTQQVTGVKIAGVAPANPARDLPRITGSYLLLDAPTLLPLALLDGAALTTLRTPAVSALAIRHLTGPVVRHLVLFGTGPQAYGHLAAVLAERHVERITVVGRNPHRADALAAHASRLGVDARTAEVPGAKEVATADLVLCCTTSATPLFDGALVPDGATVVAVGSHTPDAREVDTALVARSAVFVESRSAALSEAGDLLIPMAEGAFRAEDIHGNLAELVTGCAPGGEPARFEGPRFFKSVGMGWEDLAVAAAVHRNSAL
- a CDS encoding GntR family transcriptional regulator, which translates into the protein MARLTTLNAISAQEHLRDQVANALRAALIAGELRPGLIYSAPALAADFGVSATPVREAMLDLAREGLVEAVRNKGFRITELTEQDLDDFTELRVMIEVPTIGRIARMGRTKELEALRPLAQAIVAAAAEHDILGYLEADRRFHLELLGLAGNRRLVEEVGNLRKRSRLFGLNRLDETGLLVQSAEEHAQLLDLLIAGNAERAERCMLGHMSHVRNLWAEDEPNDTGAGGKRIRSVRMPAAEA
- a CDS encoding aminopeptidase P family protein, producing MPVPRSFSAPRTSSHDLPVSPALDAFMSTAWADTPLPADARVPSYDVTPARRARLAARFPGERLIIPAGALAVRSNDTDHRFRPHTGYAWLTGLTGEDQAGHVLVLEPDGDERHEAVLYLRPRSPRTRQEFYRDRRYGEFWVGRRPDLAEAARLTGVRCAHLDAWEKLLTGPQPPVRVLAGVDPSVDELLGSCRGFPPGRSAPAGLEAVLSELRLVKDPWETGQLQQAVDATALGFEDVVRSLPQALLHPRGERWIEGVFDLRARSEGNGPGYSTIAAAGAHACVLHWIRNDGPLERDQLLLLDAGVETDSLYTADITRTLPLSGRFSPVQRTVYELVLAAQNAGIAALRPGARFRDFHLAAMRVIAEGLHEWGVLPMSADEALDADNGFYRRYTLCSSGHMLGMDVHDCAQARADTYLDGRLEPGQVLTVEPGLYLQPDDETLPRSLRGIGVRIEDDLVITADGARLMSSALPRTADGIEEWMGSLLETRV